Proteins encoded in a region of the Novibacillus thermophilus genome:
- a CDS encoding mandelate racemase/muconate lactonizing enzyme family protein — MKIHIALFGLEQSVNRMIQFAEGKGDIEIVPFVYRQAEEAKELLSQAYMCDVFLFTGPLPYLYAKEEIEKKRLPAVHVSFDEFMVSTALFRLKNEDGRDLDRMSIDIMDEDTIRAVLTELEISDRDIYTYGYGQEKAFDVNRLIEFHLTKWKEKKIDFVFTSIGEWKISLYAAKTRRHAVLEVITEDGVRGFGEASPSPAFMGETADTVKLVTDLYLAPAVVGLPVSALSLIHERMNQAIYGNSAAKSALDIAVHDAWGKTVKQPVYELVGGLYRKKVPLTYVVGMKNTKNAYDEAMKRIDEGFNVIKIKVGQDPKRDVELVNLIRKAVDDSGKDVKIRLDANQGYDVPTAIRVIRELEEDGELESVEQPVRKWNVFGLKEICEKVKTPLMIDETVFGLEDVTNAIKIGIADIINPELFI; from the coding sequence ATGAAGATTCATATCGCACTGTTCGGCTTGGAGCAATCTGTGAATCGGATGATCCAGTTTGCCGAAGGAAAAGGAGATATCGAAATTGTCCCTTTTGTATACCGTCAAGCGGAAGAAGCTAAAGAACTGCTTTCACAAGCTTATATGTGTGATGTGTTTCTGTTTACCGGACCACTCCCGTATTTGTACGCAAAAGAGGAAATAGAAAAAAAACGTTTGCCGGCCGTACACGTGTCTTTTGATGAGTTTATGGTATCGACTGCGCTGTTCCGACTAAAGAACGAAGATGGTCGGGACTTAGACAGGATGTCCATCGACATTATGGACGAAGACACGATAAGGGCAGTTTTGACCGAACTCGAAATAAGCGATCGAGACATCTACACGTACGGTTACGGACAAGAAAAGGCGTTTGATGTTAACCGTTTGATTGAATTTCACCTGACCAAGTGGAAAGAGAAAAAAATCGATTTTGTCTTTACTTCGATTGGCGAATGGAAAATATCACTTTATGCAGCAAAGACGAGAAGACACGCGGTCCTCGAGGTCATCACGGAAGACGGTGTCCGGGGCTTCGGAGAAGCGTCTCCGTCGCCGGCTTTCATGGGAGAGACAGCCGATACAGTGAAGCTTGTGACGGATCTGTATTTGGCCCCGGCAGTGGTCGGTTTGCCAGTCAGTGCGTTAAGCTTGATTCACGAGCGGATGAATCAGGCGATTTACGGCAACAGTGCAGCGAAGTCTGCTCTAGATATTGCTGTTCACGATGCATGGGGGAAAACGGTGAAACAGCCGGTTTACGAATTAGTGGGTGGTCTGTATCGCAAAAAGGTGCCGCTGACATACGTGGTGGGCATGAAAAACACCAAGAACGCCTACGATGAAGCGATGAAGCGCATCGATGAAGGGTTCAATGTGATCAAAATCAAAGTGGGGCAAGATCCGAAGAGAGATGTCGAACTAGTCAACTTAATTCGCAAGGCTGTCGACGACTCCGGGAAAGACGTTAAGATCCGTCTGGATGCTAACCAAGGTTACGATGTACCAACGGCCATACGGGTGATCAGAGAGTTGGAAGAGGACGGGGAATTGGAATCAGTCGAACAGCCAGTCAGAAAGTGGAATGTGTTCGGATTAAAAGAGATTTGCGAGAAAGTGAAAACTCCTTTGATGATTGATGAGACAGTCTTCGGACTAGAAGATGTGACAAATGCCATCAAGATTGGGATTGCAGACATTATCAACCCTGAATTATTCATATAG
- a CDS encoding IS1380 family transposase has protein sequence MENLTSDAGWLLYKEFDEKIGLSQAITDHLNVNDPNRHHIHFNDDVIIQKIYQHIAGYHADDHADELRHEPVLTTILGKEVLASQPTISRLNQKLDKETMKQLQSVNSLMQKRVDIIQPKENIMMDLDSTNLATYGEQHGSAFNTHYQAQGYHPLMMFDGLTGDCLKAELRAGHVYTSRQVVRFVGPEIKRYRKQSPWATLCIRGDSGFAIPALYQLAETHDVHYVIRLKANNVLKQKAQPFEDELWKQFDLNTTEAKVFYTSFDYQARAWDKPRRVVVKMEKPEGELFFTYTFIVTNMGLSPKNIVKLYANRGTMENFIKEAKNGFAFDQMSSPSFYSNATKLQLMVLAYNFNNWFRRLCLPRTMNKNRIDNIRLKLLKIAGKLVRSGRYLTFKLCSSCLYQKAYWQTLRTIHHLPRFG, from the coding sequence GTGGAAAACCTGACCTCAGATGCCGGTTGGTTACTGTATAAAGAATTTGATGAAAAAATCGGGCTCAGTCAAGCGATCACGGATCACCTCAATGTGAATGATCCAAACCGTCATCACATCCATTTTAACGATGACGTCATCATCCAAAAGATCTATCAGCACATTGCCGGGTATCATGCGGATGATCATGCCGATGAATTACGTCATGAACCTGTGTTGACCACCATTTTGGGTAAAGAAGTCCTGGCTTCTCAACCGACCATTTCCCGGCTAAATCAGAAATTGGATAAGGAAACGATGAAGCAGTTGCAATCGGTCAATTCACTGATGCAAAAACGAGTCGATATCATCCAACCCAAGGAAAACATCATGATGGATCTGGACTCGACCAACTTGGCCACCTATGGTGAACAGCATGGATCCGCCTTTAACACGCATTATCAAGCCCAGGGTTACCATCCCCTGATGATGTTTGATGGACTGACTGGAGATTGTCTCAAAGCAGAACTGCGCGCTGGTCATGTGTACACATCCCGGCAAGTCGTCCGCTTTGTCGGCCCTGAAATCAAGCGATATCGGAAGCAAAGTCCATGGGCAACGCTATGCATACGCGGGGACAGCGGTTTTGCCATCCCGGCTCTCTATCAATTGGCGGAAACACATGATGTCCACTATGTGATCCGCTTAAAAGCAAACAACGTGTTGAAACAAAAAGCACAGCCATTTGAAGATGAACTCTGGAAACAGTTTGATCTGAACACGACAGAAGCCAAGGTGTTTTACACATCATTTGACTACCAGGCACGTGCTTGGGATAAGCCGCGTCGTGTGGTGGTCAAGATGGAGAAACCGGAAGGTGAGCTTTTCTTCACCTACACCTTCATCGTGACCAACATGGGGCTCTCACCCAAAAACATCGTCAAGCTTTATGCGAACCGTGGCACGATGGAAAACTTTATCAAAGAAGCCAAGAACGGCTTTGCTTTCGATCAGATGAGCAGTCCATCGTTTTACAGCAACGCCACAAAGCTGCAACTCATGGTGCTCGCCTATAACTTCAACAACTGGTTTCGTCGACTGTGTCTACCCAGAACGATGAACAAAAATCGTATCGACAACATCCGTTTGAAGTTGCTTAAGATCGCGGGAAAGCTGGTTCGTTCAGGCAGATATCTGACATTTAAACTGTGCAGCAGTTGTCTGTATCAAAAGGCTTATTGGCAGACTTTACGAACCATCCATCACCTCCCACGGTTTGGTTGA
- a CDS encoding sodium:solute symporter family protein gives MNLTFSGWSGILIMAIYGLIMLGIGFLTYFRNKGIHQSLDEYYLGGRGLGIMVLFFTFYATQYSGNTIIGYAPNAYRLGYAWIQSITFFILIIAGYLLFAPRLYVLSKKFKFVTPADWLEQRFRSKAVTILAVVLMIYGLGNYLLEQLVAIGHGVAGLTGGTIPYQVAVVFFIVIMLIYSWLGGMRSVAYTDVMQGIALLAGVFILLIGSIVYFGGLPSSAAYMETYSPEKLGVPDGAGIMNWFSFLLLVGIGAAVYPHAIQRIFSAKSERTLKRSLMQMAWVPFITSGLVFLVGIIGISAFPNLDTADSEQLVGMMASTIAGEHVIFYWAMVILFGGIIAAIISTADSALLAFSSIISKDLYGRFIHKHAPEKKKILVGKLAGIVAVGLLLIIAWNPPGTLYQIFVLKFELLIQIAPAFILGLYWPRLHRAAVFAGMLAGALTASTMAIVGVSPFGIHSGTWGLLLNVLICVVGSFILNVSEADFKRSKEVIELY, from the coding sequence ATGAACTTGACGTTCTCGGGGTGGTCGGGAATACTCATCATGGCCATCTACGGGTTGATCATGCTCGGGATCGGGTTTCTCACATACTTCCGAAACAAAGGTATCCACCAAAGCCTTGACGAATATTACCTCGGCGGCCGGGGGCTTGGGATCATGGTGCTGTTTTTCACCTTTTATGCCACCCAATACAGCGGGAATACGATTATCGGCTATGCACCGAACGCTTACCGGTTAGGATACGCGTGGATTCAGTCCATCACATTTTTCATCCTCATTATTGCGGGGTACTTGCTTTTCGCCCCCAGATTGTACGTATTGAGCAAAAAATTTAAATTCGTGACACCTGCCGACTGGTTGGAACAGCGTTTTCGGTCTAAAGCCGTTACCATTCTAGCGGTCGTCCTCATGATTTACGGGTTAGGCAACTATTTATTAGAACAGCTCGTGGCCATCGGGCACGGTGTCGCCGGACTGACAGGCGGAACAATCCCTTATCAGGTCGCCGTCGTGTTTTTCATTGTCATTATGCTCATCTACAGCTGGCTGGGCGGCATGAGATCTGTCGCTTATACGGACGTGATGCAGGGAATCGCCCTCCTGGCCGGGGTGTTTATCTTGCTGATCGGATCCATTGTCTATTTTGGAGGACTTCCTTCTTCCGCTGCATACATGGAAACGTATTCGCCGGAAAAGCTGGGGGTCCCGGACGGAGCCGGCATTATGAATTGGTTTAGTTTCTTATTACTAGTCGGAATAGGTGCTGCAGTCTACCCTCACGCGATTCAAAGAATTTTTTCGGCAAAGAGTGAACGGACACTAAAAAGATCGCTCATGCAAATGGCGTGGGTTCCGTTTATCACATCCGGCCTCGTGTTTTTGGTGGGGATTATCGGCATTAGTGCATTTCCGAACCTGGACACAGCAGATTCGGAACAATTAGTCGGAATGATGGCCAGTACGATTGCAGGTGAACATGTGATTTTTTATTGGGCAATGGTCATTTTGTTCGGCGGTATTATTGCGGCCATCATTTCGACCGCTGACTCCGCACTGCTTGCCTTTTCCTCGATTATTTCAAAAGACCTGTACGGCAGATTCATTCACAAACATGCACCCGAAAAGAAGAAAATTCTGGTCGGAAAATTGGCCGGAATCGTGGCTGTAGGACTTTTATTAATCATTGCCTGGAACCCGCCCGGAACCCTTTACCAAATCTTCGTATTGAAGTTTGAACTGCTGATTCAAATAGCACCCGCCTTTATTCTCGGCCTTTATTGGCCACGCTTGCACAGAGCGGCGGTTTTTGCCGGGATGCTTGCCGGCGCTCTGACTGCATCGACGATGGCTATCGTCGGCGTCAGCCCTTTCGGGATACACAGCGGGACGTGGGGGTTATTGCTGAACGTCCTCATCTGCGTCGTCGGAAGTTTTATATTAAATGTTTCGGAAGCGGACTTCAAACGGTCAAAGGAAGTGATTGAGTTGTATTAG
- a CDS encoding aldo/keto reductase family protein — MKYRKLGRSGLKVSEISLGSWLTYGKSVEDDTAEQIIHRAYELGINFFDSANVYERGEGERVMAEALKSYPRESYVITTKAYFPVGEGPNDRGLSRKHIFEQVHKSLKNMKLDYIDIFYCHRYDPDTPVEETLRAIDDLIRQGKILYAGVSEWTAAQLEEAARVADKFLLDRIVVHQPQYNLLNRRIEKEVIPVSEKLGISQVVFSPLAQGVLTGKYAGGKIPSDSRAANKEINVFMKNVISEDHLSKVDKLRVLAEANGLTLPELALAWVLRQPNVASALVGASRVEQIEANVRAVDVELRDDMLEKIDEILG; from the coding sequence GTGAAGTACCGAAAACTGGGAAGATCCGGGTTGAAGGTGAGTGAAATCAGTCTGGGGAGCTGGTTGACGTACGGAAAGTCAGTCGAGGACGACACAGCGGAACAGATCATACACAGGGCGTATGAGCTAGGCATTAACTTTTTTGATTCGGCAAACGTGTATGAGCGGGGTGAAGGCGAACGGGTCATGGCGGAAGCACTGAAAAGCTACCCCCGCGAATCATACGTGATCACGACAAAAGCGTACTTTCCGGTGGGAGAGGGACCGAACGACCGCGGGCTGTCGCGGAAGCACATTTTTGAGCAGGTACATAAGAGTCTGAAAAACATGAAACTGGACTATATCGACATTTTTTACTGCCATCGTTACGATCCGGATACTCCTGTCGAGGAAACGTTGCGCGCGATCGATGACCTGATCCGTCAGGGAAAAATTTTGTACGCTGGCGTAAGCGAGTGGACTGCAGCCCAACTGGAAGAGGCCGCTCGCGTAGCCGACAAGTTCTTGCTGGATCGCATTGTTGTTCATCAGCCGCAGTACAATCTGTTAAACCGGCGGATCGAAAAAGAAGTCATTCCGGTGAGTGAAAAGCTGGGCATTTCGCAAGTGGTCTTCTCTCCTTTGGCACAGGGTGTGTTAACCGGCAAATATGCCGGCGGAAAAATCCCGTCCGACAGCCGCGCCGCCAATAAGGAGATCAATGTATTCATGAAGAACGTGATCAGCGAAGACCATTTGAGCAAGGTCGACAAACTGCGTGTATTAGCCGAGGCAAACGGGCTCACTTTACCGGAGCTTGCACTGGCGTGGGTGTTGCGCCAGCCGAATGTGGCCAGTGCGCTCGTCGGCGCCAGCCGAGTGGAGCAGATTGAAGCCAATGTCCGAGCGGTCGATGTGGAACTCCGTGACGATATGTTGGAAAAGATTGACGAGATTCTTGGATGA
- a CDS encoding alkaline phosphatase, producing MRKPWSKWLALVVVLAFVFGSFISSVTDSSVMAEPQTARYKGIKNIIVLIGDGMGPSYMTAYRYFKDDPSTRVMESTAFDRHLVGAAKTYSWDEEENITDSAAAATSMAAGIKTYNGAISVDMDKRPVQTVLERAKELGKSTGLVSTSQITHATPAAFGAHDESRNNYDAIADDFYDERIRGKHKIDVMLGGGTDYFIRDDRNLVKLFKRDGYSYVTNRKEMFRTRNDQVLGLFAEVGLPKAIDRPDDVPSLEEMTNFAIERLSKNRKGFFLMVEGSQIDWAGHDNDIVAAMSEMQDFEEAFQAAIDFAKKDGRTLVVATADHSTGGLSIGRDGEYKWDTAPIKQAKRTPEFMAAQIADGADVERTLDEYIAFGLTDDEIQSVKEAEETGDESEIHRAIANIFDERSLTGWTTGGHTGEDVNVYAYGPGKEMFAGLIDNTDIANNIFKIMGKRHR from the coding sequence GTGAGAAAACCGTGGAGCAAATGGCTAGCGTTGGTCGTTGTTTTGGCGTTTGTTTTTGGCAGTTTCATAAGTTCTGTTACAGACAGCTCTGTCATGGCCGAGCCACAAACGGCACGGTACAAAGGGATCAAAAACATTATCGTGTTGATCGGTGACGGCATGGGCCCGAGTTACATGACGGCTTATCGGTATTTTAAAGATGATCCGTCCACGCGTGTAATGGAAAGTACAGCGTTTGATCGACACCTCGTCGGAGCAGCGAAGACGTATTCGTGGGACGAGGAGGAGAATATAACGGACTCCGCGGCAGCCGCGACATCTATGGCAGCGGGCATTAAAACGTACAACGGCGCGATTTCCGTCGACATGGACAAACGGCCTGTCCAAACGGTTTTGGAGCGGGCCAAGGAATTGGGGAAATCGACCGGGTTAGTGTCGACCTCACAGATTACACATGCGACTCCAGCCGCTTTTGGAGCTCACGATGAAAGCCGGAATAACTACGATGCGATTGCAGACGATTTTTACGATGAACGAATCAGAGGGAAACACAAGATCGATGTCATGCTTGGGGGAGGAACGGACTATTTCATCAGGGACGACCGCAATCTGGTGAAACTCTTTAAGCGTGACGGTTACAGTTATGTGACGAATCGAAAGGAAATGTTCAGAACCCGGAATGATCAAGTGTTGGGACTGTTTGCCGAGGTCGGCTTGCCGAAAGCGATCGATCGGCCCGATGACGTGCCCTCTTTGGAAGAAATGACGAATTTTGCCATTGAGAGACTGAGTAAAAACCGAAAAGGGTTTTTCCTCATGGTTGAAGGGAGCCAAATCGACTGGGCAGGACACGATAACGACATCGTCGCCGCCATGAGCGAAATGCAAGATTTCGAAGAGGCGTTTCAAGCAGCGATTGATTTTGCCAAGAAAGATGGACGCACCCTCGTCGTGGCGACAGCCGATCATTCGACCGGCGGCTTGTCCATCGGACGGGACGGTGAATATAAGTGGGATACAGCCCCGATAAAACAAGCAAAAAGGACACCTGAGTTTATGGCGGCGCAAATTGCGGACGGAGCTGATGTAGAACGGACACTCGACGAGTACATCGCGTTTGGGCTGACGGATGATGAGATTCAGTCGGTAAAAGAGGCTGAGGAGACAGGAGATGAAAGCGAGATTCACCGGGCGATCGCGAACATTTTTGACGAGCGTTCCTTGACGGGATGGACGACTGGCGGACACACCGGTGAAGATGTGAACGTCTACGCTTACGGTCCGGGTAAAGAGATGTTCGCCGGCCTGATAGACAACACAGATATTGCGAACAACATTTTTAAAATCATGGGGAAACGCCACAGATAA
- a CDS encoding glycerol-3-phosphate responsive antiterminator, translating into MRYQCGHVTGFELPYVLGVLGVGRDVIVLECVNRFVIPAIRRMEDMEYALSTSERVVVLLDTSLTDVRSVVRLAHDRSKKILVHVDLIQGLRPDEYGIRYLAKYVKPDGIISTRKSVIVSAKKHKLIAIQRLFMLDSLAMETGIQNAKSTKPDYIELLPGVIPKAVREVKEATRLPVITGGLIKCQEEVEQAFLAGAAGVTTSKKDLWSRHRGRKS; encoded by the coding sequence GTGCGCTATCAATGCGGGCACGTTACCGGATTTGAGCTCCCTTACGTATTGGGTGTTTTAGGTGTCGGGAGGGATGTGATCGTTCTGGAATGTGTCAACCGATTCGTGATTCCTGCGATTCGCCGTATGGAAGATATGGAGTATGCGCTTTCAACTTCAGAAAGAGTGGTGGTGTTGTTAGACACCTCCTTGACAGACGTGCGCAGCGTCGTGAGGTTGGCGCATGACCGTAGCAAAAAAATACTGGTACACGTTGATTTAATCCAAGGGTTAAGGCCAGACGAATACGGTATCCGCTATCTCGCCAAATACGTGAAACCGGACGGGATTATTTCGACGCGAAAAAGTGTGATTGTGTCTGCGAAAAAGCATAAACTTATCGCGATTCAGCGGTTGTTCATGCTCGACAGTCTCGCCATGGAAACCGGCATCCAAAATGCAAAGTCGACAAAACCGGATTACATTGAGCTTTTGCCGGGAGTCATTCCGAAAGCTGTAAGGGAGGTGAAGGAAGCAACCCGCCTTCCGGTCATCACCGGTGGGCTGATTAAATGCCAGGAGGAAGTAGAACAGGCGTTTTTGGCGGGAGCGGCAGGTGTCACGACGTCAAAAAAAGATTTGTGGTCACGACATAGGGGGAGAAAATCTTGA
- a CDS encoding MIP/aquaporin family protein, with protein MMAFWGEVIGTMLLVILGDGVVGGVLLNKSKAQNGGWIVISAGWGLAVAMAVYAVGNLSGAHINPAVTIGFAAAGQFPWADVPAYILAQMIGAIIGAVIVWLHYYPHWAQTDDPALKRAVFCTDPAIRSPFSNLLSEVIGTFVLVFGLLAIGTNEFTQGLNPLIVGLLIVSIGLSLGGTTGYAINPARDLGPRIAHFVLPIAGKGDSNWGYAWIPVAGPVIGGILGALFAAAVFAL; from the coding sequence TTGATGGCATTTTGGGGAGAAGTAATAGGAACGATGCTTCTCGTTATTTTGGGGGACGGTGTCGTAGGTGGTGTTCTGCTTAACAAGTCGAAAGCACAAAACGGCGGTTGGATCGTCATTAGCGCCGGGTGGGGACTGGCTGTGGCGATGGCCGTTTACGCTGTGGGAAACTTGAGCGGTGCCCACATCAATCCAGCTGTCACGATTGGATTTGCTGCGGCAGGGCAGTTTCCATGGGCAGATGTACCGGCGTACATTTTGGCGCAGATGATCGGAGCGATCATCGGGGCTGTCATCGTTTGGTTACACTATTACCCTCATTGGGCGCAAACGGACGATCCTGCTTTGAAACGCGCAGTCTTTTGTACCGATCCGGCGATTCGCAGTCCGTTCAGCAACCTGTTGAGTGAAGTCATCGGGACATTTGTCCTCGTCTTCGGCCTGTTAGCAATTGGAACGAATGAGTTTACCCAAGGATTGAATCCTTTAATTGTCGGATTGCTCATTGTGAGTATCGGTCTTTCTCTGGGAGGTACGACGGGTTACGCGATAAACCCTGCCCGCGATCTGGGGCCTCGGATCGCCCACTTTGTCCTGCCAATTGCCGGGAAAGGAGATTCTAACTGGGGATACGCCTGGATTCCAGTGGCGGGTCCGGTCATTGGCGGGATTTTAGGTGCGCTGTTTGCTGCAGCCGTTTTTGCCCTGTAG
- a CDS encoding manganese catalase family protein — MMKRVNRIAIELPRPEHGDLNAASAVQDLLGGKYGEMSTLNNYMFQSFNFRAKKKFKPFYDLIASITAEEFGHVELVANTINLLSYGVTQPADPDAAPLQEALDIRYPIYFTTTAQTAYPGDSMGKPWNGDYVNNSGALVQDLLHNYLLEIGARLHKMRVYEMTTHPTAREMIGYLLVRGGTHIIAYAKAIEVATGVDIGKMLPVPRPDNNKFDHARKFMEQGLYNVLYTWNEPEYQDINKIWKGKNPETGEPLRVIDGMPEGAPVPDFEMLPEQFAPGIDRDDYKRILKRLMANL; from the coding sequence ATGATGAAACGAGTGAACAGGATTGCCATTGAACTTCCAAGACCAGAACACGGGGATTTAAATGCAGCTTCTGCGGTACAAGATTTGCTGGGTGGCAAATATGGAGAAATGTCCACGCTGAACAACTATATGTTCCAGTCCTTCAATTTTCGCGCTAAAAAGAAATTCAAACCTTTTTATGATCTGATCGCGAGCATAACCGCAGAGGAATTTGGGCACGTGGAATTGGTGGCGAATACGATCAATCTGTTGTCGTACGGGGTCACCCAACCAGCCGACCCAGACGCTGCCCCACTGCAAGAAGCATTAGATATACGGTATCCTATTTATTTCACGACTACGGCTCAGACAGCTTACCCAGGAGATTCTATGGGAAAACCTTGGAATGGAGATTACGTCAACAACAGCGGTGCCCTCGTTCAAGATTTACTGCACAACTATTTGTTGGAAATCGGCGCCCGCCTGCACAAAATGCGCGTCTACGAAATGACAACCCATCCCACTGCACGGGAAATGATCGGGTATCTTCTAGTTCGTGGAGGAACCCATATCATTGCGTACGCGAAAGCGATTGAAGTGGCTACTGGAGTAGACATAGGTAAAATGCTTCCAGTTCCAAGACCGGACAATAACAAATTTGATCACGCCAGAAAATTTATGGAACAAGGGTTGTACAATGTCTTGTATACGTGGAATGAACCGGAATATCAAGATATTAACAAAATTTGGAAGGGAAAAAACCCAGAGACAGGCGAACCTTTAAGAGTCATTGACGGTATGCCAGAAGGAGCTCCCGTCCCTGACTTTGAAATGTTGCCTGAACAGTTTGCACCTGGTATTGACCGGGATGATTACAAACGCATTCTAAAACGGTTAATGGCAAATCTTTGA
- a CDS encoding YuzF family protein — protein MVSSTRMYHKSTALNKREARTCRQIPNFDGAAYNELDKTRRGVTTVTTMNHWHTGDSYLYQSLMPCVHQPITVQTTRGSVRGILRSVTPDHLVVEMGGNWFFIRTQQIIWFVPYPRSYKRMRQLPPTYAY, from the coding sequence ATGGTCAGTAGTACGAGGATGTACCACAAAAGTACTGCTTTAAACAAACGCGAGGCGCGAACCTGTAGACAAATCCCCAATTTCGATGGGGCTGCATATAATGAGTTAGACAAAACACGCAGAGGAGTGACAACAGTGACAACGATGAACCATTGGCACACCGGCGATTCATACTTGTATCAGTCTTTAATGCCTTGTGTTCACCAACCGATCACAGTCCAGACGACACGCGGTTCTGTAAGAGGAATTTTAAGGAGCGTCACACCTGATCATCTGGTCGTTGAAATGGGAGGAAACTGGTTTTTCATTAGAACTCAACAGATCATCTGGTTTGTTCCTTATCCTCGGTCCTATAAAAGAATGAGACAACTTCCCCCCACATATGCATATTAG
- a CDS encoding YvrJ family protein: protein MNELSQIIYLLGNFGFPVAISVYLLFRFENVLRSWNRLLMI from the coding sequence ATGAATGAGTTGTCACAAATTATCTACTTGCTGGGAAATTTCGGTTTTCCTGTTGCCATCAGTGTCTATTTACTTTTCCGGTTTGAGAACGTTTTGAGGAGTTGGAATCGGCTATTGATGATCTGA
- the putP gene encoding sodium/proline symporter PutP yields MRVETITVFIVYLLGMVAIGVWMYRRTNTTTDYFLGGRSLNSWVTALSAQASDMSGWLLLGLPGLIYATGVNGMWMAIGLAVGTYLNWQFIAKRLRRYTEVNQSITIPDYLDNRFKDQSKALRIVSALTILVFFLFYTASGMVASAVLFQETFHIDYNVALFIGAVVVVSYTFLGGFLAVSLTDFVQGSLMFLSLIFVPVALINMLGGVSEAMTAVSQVNPDLLNMTKIVNLDESGSWISQTVSFSVIGTVSLVAWGLGYFGQPHILVRFMGIRSASEIPKARFIGVIWVVLSLVGAGFVGLLGIPYFDVPLDNPETVLISLAQMLFNPWITGIVLAAIFSAIMSTIDSQLLVCSSAIAEDFYRPFFRKNASEAELVWVSRITVLAVAIVAVILAMSGGSVLDLVSYAWAGFGAAFGPVVLLSLFWKRMTRNGALSGIVVGGVTVLLWKHVPALSGTGLYELVPGFVLGLLAITIVSLIDKAPSRAIQDEYDKATRPLPRETA; encoded by the coding sequence GTGCGAGTTGAAACGATAACCGTGTTTATTGTTTACCTGCTCGGAATGGTTGCGATCGGCGTTTGGATGTATCGAAGGACGAACACCACGACCGATTACTTTTTAGGTGGGCGCAGTTTAAACAGTTGGGTCACCGCTCTGAGTGCACAGGCGTCCGACATGAGCGGTTGGCTGCTGCTAGGGTTGCCGGGATTAATCTATGCGACTGGCGTGAACGGGATGTGGATGGCCATCGGTTTGGCGGTCGGGACGTATTTAAATTGGCAGTTCATTGCCAAAAGGCTGCGCCGTTACACGGAAGTGAACCAATCGATTACAATCCCCGATTACCTGGATAACCGGTTTAAAGACCAATCGAAAGCATTGCGCATCGTCTCAGCCCTTACGATTCTCGTGTTTTTCCTCTTTTATACCGCTTCGGGTATGGTCGCCAGTGCGGTGTTGTTTCAGGAAACATTCCATATCGATTACAACGTTGCCCTATTCATCGGAGCCGTCGTCGTTGTCAGTTACACCTTTCTCGGCGGCTTTCTCGCTGTCAGTTTGACCGATTTTGTCCAGGGATCGCTCATGTTTTTATCACTTATCTTTGTCCCTGTGGCCCTGATCAACATGTTAGGCGGCGTGAGCGAAGCCATGACTGCCGTCAGTCAAGTGAATCCGGATTTGTTAAATATGACGAAAATCGTCAATCTGGATGAGAGCGGATCGTGGATCAGCCAAACGGTCTCGTTCAGCGTCATCGGCACTGTTTCACTCGTCGCCTGGGGACTGGGTTACTTTGGCCAACCGCATATCCTTGTGCGGTTTATGGGGATTCGTTCAGCCAGCGAAATTCCGAAAGCACGCTTTATAGGGGTTATCTGGGTCGTTTTGTCCCTTGTAGGTGCCGGTTTCGTCGGTCTGTTGGGCATTCCTTACTTTGACGTTCCCCTGGATAATCCTGAGACGGTATTGATATCGCTTGCGCAGATGTTGTTCAATCCTTGGATCACGGGCATTGTGCTCGCTGCCATTTTTTCCGCGATTATGAGCACGATCGATTCACAACTGCTCGTCTGCTCCAGTGCAATTGCTGAAGACTTCTACCGTCCGTTTTTCCGTAAAAACGCCAGCGAGGCCGAACTCGTCTGGGTCAGTCGCATAACAGTACTGGCTGTCGCGATCGTCGCGGTCATTTTAGCGATGAGCGGCGGATCGGTGCTCGATCTCGTATCGTACGCTTGGGCTGGCTTCGGCGCTGCGTTCGGTCCTGTCGTTTTGTTGTCGCTGTTCTGGAAACGCATGACGAGAAACGGGGCGCTTTCCGGCATTGTAGTGGGAGGGGTGACAGTCCTTTTGTGGAAGCATGTCCCCGCCCTGAGCGGGACGGGGTTATACGAGCTAGTGCCCGGATTCGTCTTGGGCTTGTTGGCCATTACAATCGTCAGCTTAATAGATAAGGCACCATCACGCGCCATTCAAGACGAGTACGACAAAGCTACAAGACCGCTGCCGAGAGAGACCGCTTAA